One region of Equus caballus isolate H_3958 breed thoroughbred chromosome 23, TB-T2T, whole genome shotgun sequence genomic DNA includes:
- the BARX1 gene encoding homeobox protein BarH-like 1: MQRPGEPGAARFGPPEGCADHRPHRYRSFMIEEILTEPPGPKGAAPAAAAAAAAGELLKFGVQALLAARPFHSHLAVLKAEQAAVFKFPLAPLGCSGLGSALLAAGPGLPGAAGAPHLPLELQLRGKLEAPGTGEPGTKAKKGRRSRTVFTELQLMGLEKRFEKQKYLSTPDRIDLAESLGLSQLQVKTWYQNRRMKWKKIVLQGGGLESPTKPKGRPKKNSIPTSEQLTEQERAKEAEKSAEAPGEASDRSRED; encoded by the exons ATGCAGCGGCCGGGGGAGCCGGGCGCCGCGCGCTTCGGGCCGCCCGAGGGCTGCGCCGACCACCGGCCGCACCGCTACCGCAGCTTCATGATCGAGGAGATCCTCACCGAGCCGCCGGGGCCCAAGggcgccgcgcccgccgccgccgccgccgccgccgcgggcgAGCTGCTCAAGTTCGGCGTGCAGGCGCTGCTGGCGGCGCGGCCCTTCCACAGCCACCTGG CCGTGCTGAAGGCCGAGCAGGCGGCGGTGTTTAAGTTCCCGCTGGCGCCGCTCGGTTGCTCCGGGCTGGGCTCGGCGCTGCTGGCTGCGGGGCCCGGACTGCCCGGTGCCGCGGGCGCGCCGCACCTGCCGCTGGAGCTGCAGCTGCGCGGGAAGCTGGAGGCGCCGGGCACTGGGGAGCCGGGCACCAAGGCCAAGAAGGGGCGTCGGAGCCGCACGGTGTTCACCGAGCTGCAGCTGATGGGCCTAGAGAAGCGCTTCGAGAAGCAGAAGTACCTCTCCACACCCGACAG AATAGATCTCGCGGAGTCCCTGGGCCTGAGCCAGTTACAGGTGAAGACGTGGTACCAGAACCGGCGGATGAAGTGGAAGAAAATA GTGCTGCAGGGTGGCGGCCTGGAGTCTCCCACCAAGCCCAAGGGGCGGCCCAAGAAGAACTCCATCCCCACAAGCGAGCAGCTCAC